A stretch of Larus michahellis chromosome Z, bLarMic1.1, whole genome shotgun sequence DNA encodes these proteins:
- the CDC37L1 gene encoding hsp90 co-chaperone Cdc37-like 1, producing MALWLPHSRDGDPPSEEDEERGRAPASSRRLQEVQTYSQGIELACQKEREFVKHSVECTWNLAEAQQKLGSLALHNSESCNQESAKAKTEAAELRWREEEWRRKEEALNQRERHNLWNTDLVSKEVFNKSFINQKRKEVEDEDVSEPRMQKHEQKIRHFGMLSRWDDSQRFLSDHPYLVCEETSRYLMLWCYHLEAEQKRALMEQVAHQAVAMQFIIEIARSCNVDPRGCFRLFFQKAKTGEGYFEAFKNELEAFKTRVRIWSQSHGFQTMLLHDLSVNPGLVGELTSFSPNTGDLQGSINTEDCSLNSVIQRDEEESKMMDTV from the exons ATGGCGCTGTGGCTCCCGCACTCCCGGGACGGCGACCCTCCGTCGGAGGAGGACGAGGAGCGGGGGCGGGCTCCCGCCTCCAGTCGGCGCCTGCAGGAAGTACAG ACGTACAGCCAAGGGATTGAATTAGCCTGCCAAAAAGAAAGAGAGTTCGTGAAGCACTCTGTAGAATGCACATGGAACCTAGCGGAAGCCCAACAAAAACTTGGTAGCTTAGCACTGCATAATTCAGAATCCTGCAATCAGGAATCTGCTAAAGCAAAGACTGAAGCCGCAGAGTTgagatggagagaggaagagtggagaagaaaagaagaagctCTAAATCAGAGGGAAAGACACAATCTATGGAACACAGATCTTGTTAGTAAGGAGGTATTTAATAAG AGTTTTATtaatcaaaagagaaaagaagtagAAGATGAAGATGTGTCTGAACCACGTATGCAAAAACATGAACAAAAGATTAGACACTTTG GTATGCTGAGCAGATGGGATGACAGTCAAAGATTTTTGTCTGATCACCCGTATCTTGTATGTGAAGAGACATCTAGGTATCTCATGTTGTGGTGTTATCATCTAGAAGCTGAACAG aaaagagCTCTCATGGAGCAAGTAGCACACCAAGCAGTTGCAATGCAGTTTATTATAGAAATTGCCAGAAGCTGCAACGTGGATCCAAGAGGGTGTTTTCGTCTCTTTTTCCAAAAAGCCAAA ACAGGAGAAGGctattttgaggcttttaaaaatgaacttgaGGCATTCAAGACGAGAGTGAGAATCTGGTCACAATCGCATGGCTTTCAAACTATGTTACTACATGATCTCAGTGTCAATCCTGGTCTTGTAGGAGAGCTGACATCTTTTTCACCG AACACAGGTGATCTACAAGGTTCCATAAACACAGAAGACTGCAGTTTAAACTCTGTGATACAAAGAGATGAAGAAGAATCCAAAATGATGGACACAGTATAG